Sequence from the Enhydrobacter sp. genome:
CCAGGCTCTCGATGCCGCCGCGCCGATATTCCGGGTTGGCCTTGAAGAAGGGCGTCAGCCGGTCGGCCGAGATCTGCCGGTTGTTGAGCGCGACCTGGCGGACGTCTGCATAGCGTGTGATGATCCATGCCTTCATCGCCGGCGACCAGTGCACCGGATCGCCGTCGCGCAGCCGCGCGAACTCGGGGAAGGGGTTGGCGTTGGTGGCGGGGTTGCCGAGGTCGAATGCGTAGGTCATGAAACCGCGTCCTATGCCCATGGCCCGAAGGGCGGCATGTCCCTGCTGGGTTTCATGGGAAATTGCGGCGGACGCTTCTCGAAGAATGACTTGATGCCTTCCTGCGCATCGGCGGCCTGGGCGAGATGGCCGACGCATTGCAGGTCGAGGGTGACGGCGTCGAGCGGGTCTTGGGCGCCCCACATGCTCCACATCAGGCGGCGGTTGACGGCGGCGGCGACCGAAGAGGTGCTGGCGTCCGCGAACTTTCGCGCCAGCGCCCGCGCCGAGGACAACAGGCCGTCGGGCGGGTGGACCGAGCGCACGAGCCCACCCTCCAGTGCCTCGTCGGCGCCCAACAGTTCGGCGGTCATCACCCATTCCTGCGCCTTCTGCATGCCCACGAGCCGTGGCAGAAACCAGCATGAGCCGGCTTCCATGGCCATGCCGCGTTTGTTGAAGACGAAGCCGACGCGGGCGGCGCTCGACATCATGCGAATATCCATCGGCAGGCACATGGTGATGCCGACACCGACCGCCGCGCCGTTGATCGCCGCCACAACGGGCTTCAGGCAATTGAG
This genomic interval carries:
- a CDS encoding enoyl-CoA hydratase/isomerase family protein, producing the protein MAYETLLTDLADGVMTVTLNRPDKLNAFNPAMSRDLIDFFTRVNAMDDVRSIVVTGAGRAFCAGADISGGSGAFQVWNDGSKPHKREARDSITLAILNCLKPVVAAINGAAVGVGITMCLPMDIRMMSSAARVGFVFNKRGMAMEAGSCWFLPRLVGMQKAQEWVMTAELLGADEALEGGLVRSVHPPDGLLSSARALARKFADASTSSVAAAVNRRLMWSMWGAQDPLDAVTLDLQCVGHLAQAADAQEGIKSFFEKRPPQFPMKPSRDMPPFGPWA